A region of Leptospira bouyouniensis DNA encodes the following proteins:
- a CDS encoding c-type cytochrome, with product MNSKKVLVSLLAVSFAFVMVACGDSKPKEEAPAVQESSASADPDLVKGEELYLQNCSSCHGEKGAGDGAAAAALNPKPRNYKSPASEWKNGNTIAGITKTLKEGIKGSPMVAYGHLGDDNIKILAKYVEHLSKN from the coding sequence ATGAACTCAAAAAAAGTATTAGTCTCTCTACTCGCTGTCTCCTTCGCATTTGTGATGGTGGCTTGTGGCGACTCCAAACCAAAAGAAGAAGCACCTGCAGTGCAAGAATCTAGTGCAAGTGCCGACCCTGACTTAGTCAAGGGAGAAGAATTATACCTCCAAAATTGTTCTTCTTGTCATGGTGAAAAAGGAGCTGGTGACGGAGCTGCAGCGGCTGCACTCAACCCAAAACCACGTAACTACAAATCCCCTGCATCTGAGTGGAAAAATGGAAACACAATTGCTGGAATCACTAAAACTTTGAAAGAAGGAATCAAAGGATCTCCAATGGTAGCTTATGGCCATTTAGGTGATGATAACATCAAAATCC